In the Thauera sedimentorum genome, one interval contains:
- the ppsR gene encoding posphoenolpyruvate synthetase regulatory kinase/phosphorylase PpsR — MTDTPVRTVFFISDGTGITSETLGHSLLAQFPDARFRQVRIPFVDDLDKAIDCANQIREAARRDGVRPIVFSTLVNPETVGGLRQADALFIDLFEQFIGPLETELGQRSTHAVGRFHGIADSLDYKNRIEAINFAMAHDDGVSSDGELAEADVILVGVSRSGKTPTSLYLAMQFGVKAANYPLIPEDFERNKLPGELHNYRAKLFGLTIAPERLSQIRQERRPNSRYASLENCRYEIDAAQKLMRRENIRWLDSTAKSIEEISATILQAVRLNRPAY; from the coding sequence ATGACAGACACTCCCGTTCGCACCGTCTTCTTCATCTCGGACGGCACCGGCATCACCTCGGAAACCCTGGGCCACAGCCTGCTGGCGCAGTTCCCCGACGCGCGCTTCCGCCAGGTGCGCATCCCCTTCGTCGACGATCTGGACAAGGCCATCGACTGCGCCAACCAGATCCGCGAGGCCGCCCGCCGCGACGGCGTGCGCCCCATCGTGTTCAGCACCCTGGTCAATCCCGAGACGGTCGGCGGCCTGCGCCAGGCCGACGCGCTGTTCATCGATCTCTTCGAGCAGTTCATCGGCCCGCTGGAAACCGAACTCGGCCAGCGCTCCACCCACGCGGTGGGCCGCTTCCACGGCATCGCCGACAGCCTTGACTACAAGAACCGCATCGAGGCGATCAACTTCGCCATGGCGCACGACGACGGCGTCTCCTCCGACGGCGAACTGGCCGAGGCGGACGTGATCCTGGTCGGCGTGTCGCGTTCGGGCAAGACCCCGACCAGCCTCTACCTGGCGATGCAGTTCGGCGTGAAGGCGGCCAACTATCCGCTGATCCCCGAGGACTTCGAGCGCAACAAGCTGCCGGGCGAACTGCACAACTACCGCGCCAAGCTGTTCGGCCTCACCATCGCGCCGGAACGCCTGTCGCAGATCCGCCAGGAGCGCCGGCCGAACAGCCGCTACGCCTCGCTGGAGAACTGCCGCTACGAGATCGACGCCGCGCAGAAGCTGATGCGGCGCGAGAACATCCGCTGGCTGGATTCGACCGCCAAGTCCATCGAGGAGATCTCCGCCACCATCCTCCAGGCGGTGCGACTCAACCGGCCGGCGTACTGA